The segment ttcttgaaggtcttggatttggaatttgtctttcatccatgagagggtattcatttctaaagtaattaggtgttacatatggttcacttggtgaggcaattccaccttcaatgttaaatttttccacattttcacctcctgtgtcaaaattttccacatgttgagcattttcattatcactttcaacattttcaaaattttcaatattttcactttcaaaatctacattttcattttcaataacttgtggcacattttccacatgttgagaattttcattatcactttcaacattttcaaaattttcaatattttcactgtCAAAATCTactttttcattttcaataacttgtggcacattttccacatgttgagcattttcattatcactttcaacattttcaaaattttcaatattttcactttcaaaatctacattttcattttcaataacttgtggcacattttcaatttcaatttcctcttcagttgaagtaacattagcaatatttaacataccttgtcttctcctcctatgacattctctatctctttctctatacacttcaacttggtcatttgaaagttttcNNNNNNNNNNNNNNNNNNNNNNNNNNNNNNNNNNNNNNNNNNNNNNNNNNNNNNNNNNNNNNNNNNNNNNNNNNNNNNNNNNNNNNNNNNNNNNNNNNNNNNNNNNNNNNNNNNNNNNNNNNNNNNNNNNNNNNNNNNNNNNNNNNNNNNNNNNNNNNNNNNNNNNNNNNNNNNNNNNNNNNNNNNNNNNNNNNNNNNNNNNNNNNNNNNNNNNNNNNNNNNNNNNNNNNNNNNNNNNNNNNNNNNNNNNNNNNNNNNNNNNNNNNNNNNNNNNNNNNNNNNNNNNNNNNNNNNNNNNNNNNNNNNNNNNNNNNNNNNNNNNNNNNNNNNNNNNNNNNNNNNNNNNNNNNNNNNNNNNNNNNNNNNNNNNNNNNNNNNNNNNNNNNNNNNNNNNNNNNNNNNNNNNNNNNNNNNNNNNNNNNNNNNNNNNNNNNNNNNNNNNNNNNNNNNNNNNNNNNNNNNNNNNNNNNNNNNNNNNNNNNNNNNNNNNNNNNNNNNNNgggagagagagagagggagagagagagaggagggagagagagagaggaggagagggagagagggagagagagagagaggaggatagggagagagggagagagagagggagagagagagaggatgagagggagagggggagagagagagagaggaggagagagagagagaggaggagagggagagagagagggagagagagagagaggaggagagggagagagggagagagagagatagagagagagagagaggaggaaagggagagaggcaaagagggagagaggaggagagggagagagagagagagagagagagcaggaggagagggagagagggagagagagacacacaatatgacccctaacgacatgatttggtgtcttaaggggtctgatggtgtcgttaggggtcatatggtgtccatgaacccttatgacctctgaggacaccatatgacccataatgacaccatattgggtcactttgggttatattgtgtcctaaggggtcatattgtgtcttaaggggtcctatggtgtcttgtcccaagacaccatatgacccctaacgacaccataggaccccttaagacaccaaatcatgtcattaggggtcatattgtgtcctatgacctcatacaacacaatatgatccctaacgacatgatttggtgtcttaaggggtcctatcatgtcgttaggggtcatatggtgtccataggggtcatatggtgtcttgggacaccataggaccccttaagacacaatatgacccctaacgacacaatatgacccaaagcgacccaatatggtgtcattagaggtcatatggtgtcttaaggggtcctatggtgtcccaagacaccatatgacccctatggacaccatatgacccctaacgacaccataggaccccttaagacaccaaataatatcgttagggatcatattgtgtcgtacgacccctaacgacatgatttggtgtcttaaggggtcatatggtgtccataggggtcatatggtgtcttgggacaccataggaccccttaagacacaatatgacccctaacgacacaatatgacccaaagcgacccaatatggtgtcattaccggtcatatggtgtcctaagaggtcataagggttcccATGAAcgcttatgacctcttaggacaccatatgacccctaacgacaccatcagaccccttaagacaccagagcaggaggagagggagagagggagagagagacacacaatatgacccctaacgacatgatttggtgtcttaaggggtccgatggtgtcgttagggggtcatatggtgtcccatgaacccttatgacctctgaggacaccatatgacccataatgacaccatattgggtcgctttgggttatattgtgtcctaaggggtcatattgtgtcttaaggggtcctatggtgtcttgtcccaagacaccatatgacccctaacgacaccataggaccccttaagacaccaaatcatgtcattaggggtcatattgtgtcctatgacctcatacaacacaatatgatccctaacgacatgatttggtgtcttaaggggtcctatcatgtcgttaggggtcatatggtgtccataggggtcatatggtgtcttgggacaccataggaccccttaagacacaatatgacccctctacgacacaatatgacccaaagcgacccaatatggtgtcattagaggtcatatggtgtcttaaggggtcctatggtgtcccaagacaccatatgacccctatggacaccatatgacccctaacgacaccataggaccccttaagacaccaaataatatcgttagggatcatattgtgtcgtacaacCCCtaccgacatgatttggtgtcttaagaggtcatatggtgtcgttaggggtcatatggtgtccataggggtcatatggtgtcttgggacaccataggaccccttaagacacaatatgacccctaacgacacaatatgacccaaagcgacccaatatggtgtcattaaccggtcatatggtgtcctaagaggtcataagggttcccATGAAcgcttatgacctcttaggacaccatatgacccctaacgacaccatcagaccccttaagacaccaaatcatgttgttaggggtcatattgtgtcctacgaccccgtaagacacaatatgacccctaatgttatgatttggtgtcttaagggtcctatggtgtcgttagggatcatatggtgtcttgtgacaccataagaccccttaagacaccaaattgtgtcgttaggggtcatattgtgtcctacgaccccgtaagacacaatatgacccctaacgacatgatttggtgtcttaaggggtcctatggtgtcgttaggggtcatatggtgtccataggggtcatatggtgtcttgggacaccataggaccccttaagacatgatatgacccctaacgacacaatatgacccaaagcgacccaatatggtgtcattaggggtcatattgtgtcttaaggggtcctatggtgtcccaagacaccatatgacccctatggacactatatgacccctaacaacaccataggacctcttaagacaccaaatcatatcgttagggatcatattgtgtcgtacagggttgtaggacacaatatgacccctaacgacatgatttggtgtcttaaggggtcctatggtgtcgttaggggtcatatggtgtccataggggtcatatggtgtcttgggacaccataggaccccttaagacacaatatgacccctaacgacacaatatgacccaaagcaacccaatatggtgtcattaggggtcatatggtgtcttaaggggtcctatggtgtcccaagacaccatatgacccctatggacaccatatgacccctaacgacaccataggaccccttaagacaccaaatcatatcattagggatcatattgtgtcttacggggttgtaggacacaatatgacccctaacgacatgatttggtgtattaaggggtcctatggtgtcgttaggggtcatatggtgtccataggggtcatatagtgtcttgggacaccataggaccccttaagacacaatatgacccctaacaacacaatatgacccaaagcgacccaatatggtgtcattaggggtcctatggtgtcattaggggtataggaccccttaagacaccaaataatattgttagggatcatattgtgtcgtacggggttgtAAAACACAatttgacccctaacgacatgatttggtgtcttaaggggtcatatggtgtcgttaggggtcatatggtgtccataggggtcatatggtgtcttgggacaccataggaccccttaagacacaatatgacccctaacgacacaatatgacccaaagcgacccaatatggtgtcattacgggtcatatggtgtcctaagaggtcataagggttcatgggacaccatatgaccccaatggacaccatatgacccctaacgacaccatcggaccccttaagacaccaaatcatgtcgttaggggtcatattgtgtcctacgaccccgtaagacacaatatgacccctaatgttatgatttggtgtcttaaggggtcctgtggtgttgttagggatcatatggtgtcttgtgacaccataagaccccttaagacaccaaattgtgtcgttaggggtcatattgtgtcctacgacccgtaagacacaatatgacccctaacgacatgatttggtgtcttaaggggtcctatggtgtcgttaggggtcatatggtgtccataggggtcatatggtgtcttgggacaccatagtaccccttaggacacaatatgacccctaacgacatgatttggtgtcttaaggggtccgatggtgtcattaggggtcatatggtgtcccatgaacccttatgacctcttaggacaccatatgacccctaatgacaccatattgggtcgctttgggccatattgtgtcctaaggggtcatattctatcctaaggggtcctatggtgtcccaagacaccatatgacccctacggacaccatatgacccctaaagacaccataggaccccttacgacaccaaatcatgtcgttaggggtcatatggtgtcctaaggggtcatagaccacaatatgaccccttaggacataatatgatccaaagcgacccaatatggtgtcattaggggtcatatggtgtcctgagaggtcataagggttcatgggacaccatatcacataactatcattaggggtcatagttatgggtcgtaagacacaatatgacccctaaagacatgatttggtgtcttaaggggtcctatggtgtcccaagacaccatatgacccctaacgacaccataggtccccttaagacaccaaattgtgtcgttagggatcatatggtctctctctctctccccttccttccttctctctctctccctctccttccttctctctctctctctatctctctctctgtctccctctcctctctctctttctctcccatttccttctctctctctccctctcctccctctacctccctccctctctctctctccctctctccctctcctcctctctctctccctctctctctctccatctccctctctccccccctctctctctccctctccttctctctctctctctctctctctctctctctctctctctctccttctctctctctctctctctctctctctactctctctctctctctctctctctctctctctctctctctctctctctctctctctttctccctctctccctctccttatctccctctttaaaatatgactaataaaatctgatatctaatttaatcggatatcggatttctgccatgtggcagtttacttcataaatggtggcaaagggaaattcatcggggaccgcaaatttttgtacaaaaatcagagatcagataaaatccgatatccgattttatccgatatccgattttggtactcaaattttcaaatttcaaatttcggctcgggaatgctttggtattaggcttggaagttacaagcctggaaagtcaattgaaaaaatgtatttttcagtattccctggttttccagactttacaatagtggctgacgactttttttgtagccaaaattgataaaacgaaaagggttttttaaggacgttcccagctttccaacaatataaggcttgtcttatttcgaatttagtaaataattattatttattttctaattgaattctgacaatagtcctgattgatatactgattgaaaaacactcataactttcaaacggtataacattttttgaaaccgaaacatgcgtcacatcctatgcttcgtctactatagggaaaaattaaaaaaaattaaatttcattaggttttgaccaagttaaggtggtcagacgtaggagtttctgaatttctaaaaagttgtagtaaaaaaatcataaataattatttaattcacaaaaaattttaaaaaaatatgtgtcacatccggacatgagtctaatacttatattataaatattataaaaaaatattaagatttgattgtgattagggtggtcagacatacgtctacttcttatttttttcctaaaattttagtaccactgcattgaaatttgaaattttcatcaaataggattttttttttccaaaaaacaactagtagattagaaactacattcaattttctatatattgtcttcttacatattttaaaaataatgttcacaacttattcaaattttcatgtcaagttgcataactctgatttttctgaaatttcattgccacttaagggcctgttttggcacaccatgatcctacacatacccaattTGTAAAAATGATTTTTGTTTTAACATGACTTGAATAATCTTATATGAATTAAAACTTGAATGTTCTAGTcctctaaattttattttattttaagattaTTTTTACTTATAATTCTATAGTAACAACCAAATGTCAACAATCACATCATGGTTGTATTTAGAAATTATTATATATaacttttgaataaataaattttaaaataaaaataaaataaatggtaTAATAAAATAGAATAACCTTAAAATAATTATAGAGTAAAATAACTTAAAATTGACATCTCTCCTTGGTTCTAAGCGGATGCGTCTATTGCTCCAAAATGgcaatacggattgactaacactcgcacattttacaccatcgattttacaATAAACGGTtctgattgactaacacgtcgctgtCACGTTATACGAAAGGTctcttttgaagtcagaatagcTTTGACAGTTTTAAGATATACTAATTAAGATTCATTTACACTATATACCTACCCAATCAAATCAAGCAACATATGCACTTTTAAGCTATACTAGTCTATATACCTACCCAATCAAATCCATCAACATATACTGTAATGTGCAATGAATCACCGTTTGAGTTGTTAAAGAAGAAAGGACCTTTAAAATGGAGGAGAAGCAAAGGTAAAAAGCAATTGCCTGCTAGAGTAAGAACGGCCTTAAGATGCAGCGTGGCGAAAGGCTTTTTAATATGGAGAATTCATCTATTGAAACGCGTTTCTTTCATGCTTGTGAATATGGTGATATAAACCAAGCCGAAAGGCTGCTCGAATGCAGAGATTTCGATCCGACAAGATTAATTGATAAGAAGACGGCGGAGGAGGGAAGAACATGTTTACATCTTGCAGTACTTGCAGGAGACAAAGGTTATTCCTTTCTCGcacttattttttgaaaaaataaagctATTCTTTACTTGATTTTCTTGACAAGCTATTTGATTCATTATATGCAGTATTTTTGAAAAAATTGGTAGAAAAAATAAACCAGCAAAATATCACCGACAAAAGGGACAAGCAAGGAGATACGGCTTTGCACTTAGCTGTGTGGAAATATCGTGTGGATCTGGTGAAAGTGTTGTTAGACAATTGTAAGGCTGATTTAAACCTGACAAATAATAAGGGAGAAACCCCGCTATGCATAGCAGTAAAGTTTGGATTCCCGGATGTTGTAAAGAAGATGATAGATCGTGAACTAGAGACCGTGAAAATGTtatgtaaagaaaaaaaaattctgcTTCATGCTGTGAAACTGAACCGAGTCAAAATTgttgaatttttaattaaaaaaagtgcAGTTGTCAAAAAAAGTGGAATTCTCAGAGAGCTTATCAATCAACGTGTTGAAGACTGTGACACAAAGCCATCTGGTCATGAAGTTTTTCAAGTCTCTCGCACAAAGGTATCTGATAATAAAAGTAAGCGTGATGAGGAAACTGGCAACAGCCCGCCAATTGTTGCTGGAGACACGCCTTTACATATTGCAGCAAAGAACAAAAATGAGCCTGTAagtttttcatatttgattttaaATTAGAAAGCTAACTTTATAGCAGGCGAATTCATCAAGGATATTTAGTATTgggaaaaatatataaatattttaaattgcaCTGACTGCATAGGTATTAACTTTCTCTATAGAAGAGGTTCTGGGTGACTCAGTGTTGAATCATAAATACTTTTTCCTCTTTTACTTTCGAAAGTCTACACTGGTCTAAATTGAAATACCTTTTTCCTAAAGAATTTTAAAGAACTTATTTAGATGATTTTTTTTTCCAGTCTTAATAGAGTCTAAGAGTGGAATTTAAGTTTCTTATGGCATCTTCTACTTATATTTTTCTAATATAATCCTCCTTTTGTCGTCCCCTTGGTTTCCTCTAGCTTGTCTCCCTCCCTCATATTTTTCATTCCCTTTTATTGTGGTATGCATCTTCTCTCATTTGACCAATCACTAAGTAGGGTGGAGTAGCAATTGGATAGTCTCAAGTTCCATTCATAACTGATCtgtgaattttttttatcataGTATCAAAGTTCAATTAGTGGAGTCAAACGAAGGTAAGAGTTTTCAGCACTTATAAATTGGTTCAACAAGACGTTGGAAAATAGGTCATATTTAAACCATAGATGGAATAATCAGCAAGTGGGTTGGTAGCATAGTGGTAGAGCACTTTAAAAGCAAATAAATGGCACTATGTTTGCCTTCTAAATGATCTATGAAAAGCTTAATATTTTCTTCATTGCTATTGGTGTTattattctttcttcttttctcaTTAGTAATCAAGTTTAACATCTTCTTCATTACCCTTGATGTTGTTTTATTCCTCCATTTTCTCTTCCTTTGACTTCATCTCCATTCCCTTTTGGTCCCTTCTAAGATGTTTTTTCCATTCATTCCCTCATTATTATTTTTTCCTTATTTATATTGTTATGATTTTTTCTTATTTATATTATTATCATTTTAATTATATCTTTTTAGCTTCTTCTTATTCTCAACTTTCTTTTTTTATGTTTACTCCTTTTATATCATTTTCTATATAATCCTTCTTGTAATATCTTGTATTAGTGTTTTTTAGTCTTCTTTTACATCTTCATTTTTAATCTTTATAATCATGGTGtcattaaatatatttattattaaaatctGAATATCTTATTCTTACATTCACatcatttattatattaatatatatgtattttaatatAAAACTAATCAAATATATTAACGCTCTTGATTTTGTTATGTATTTGAGAGATGAAAAAGTAATTTATTAAAATTGTAGATAACTAAAATAATTCATCTTAATTATTAGTACATTATGAGAAGTATTCAATTTTGGAACAAACCAAGAACCCCCTAacaatatattataattttaataattacTATATCTATTTTTATTATCTAATAATCTTAATGATCATTTTATTAGATTTTTAAATTTATcctcattatttttattattataattttttaatgcattatataatatgtaatttcTTGtgattgtaattatttatttattatttttcattttgcaatattttttaaaaaatttcataaTTTCTTATTAATTTGATACATTCTAATTACATTATCAAAAAAATTtaacatatttataaaaattaatttaatattatttatataacaGTTATTTTCTATTATAATGCCTCCCTCTTATCATATCTTTTAAGATTATGATTTTGTTCTTAAAGTTCATATTATAGATTTTGTTtaactattatatttttttttgtatatcaaaaaataaaatttaaaatattgatttATAAACTTTCATATAAATGATGacaagttttaattttattttttttctttaatctCGATCCTCTATATGAAACACCAtataacaccacataacaccatatattCACGGAACACCATAATAGGAGTGATATAAAGAAATAAAGATCATcacattttgaagaaatttggagtaAAAAAAACTATGTTATTGTAATGTTTAGATTTCCACAATATAAGAGATATTTATTATTCTTACTtctaaatttgattggaaatcatGTAACACACTCATATAACACATAGAAAGTGAACGGCGTAGAAAAGAGATAATGTCGAATCTATGTGACGCATATATGCATGAATTTCAGGTAACTATTAAGCCAGTAAGTTATGTTTATTATCATCAATAAACTATTTAACATGGTTCTCCCTCAAATAATCTATTCCTTTTGGTTATATGGTTGTTGTTGGGCGTAGATTGTGGATTTCTTGCTGAAGGTGCAGGGGGTGAACAAGCATGCCCTTAATAGTGAACGCAAAACACCTCTGGATGTTGCAAGAGAAGTAACGGATTACAACGAATCTTTCAGAATTATAAAAAAGCTCACAGATTATCCACGCAGATCCAGACCATTCATGTACTGTGCGCCAGAGGTGGACCAAGAAAAGGACAAGAGAGCCAGGTATGCGGTTAACAAATCCTTTGATGAGAGACGCAATGCAGAACTCGTGGTGGCAGCATTGGTGGCAACCATGGCATTTACGGCAGTGTTCACGGTTCCAGGTGGTTCGTACCAGGATTCTGACGATCCGAAGCGAGGAACCCCTATTCTTCTAGGCTACGCCATGTTCAAGCTCTTTCTTATTTTTGACTGCATAGCCTTCTTTCTATCTCTCTTCGTTTGTATCATGTGGCAAATGGCTTCAGAGCTTACCACAGAGGACAAGATGTTGTTCATGAGCGTCAGTAGTTTATTGACTGCTCTCAGCTTGGGATTCAATTCTTGTGGCTTCATGGCTGCAGTGTACACGATATTGGCGCATAAAGAAAGGGGCCTGGCTTGGGTGATTTTGGGAAATCTCTTATTCATTGCTCTCTGTGGAGCTATAGCATTTATCCATCAAATGGCAATGTTTTTAGTGGGACGAGCTAGATTCCACCGCTTGTGCGGTGTACCTCGTCGATTAGATGACGCTGTTGAAAAAGTATGGAAACGAGCAGAACGAAGTGGGTTTCTCCACCTTATCCGTAAAGTTGAGGAAGCTTGCCATGATGCAATAGAAGGGGATGAACCTTCCAAGAAGGCGGACGAAGAGAAACATGAACATGAACATGGCTACAACTCGTCCTGCTCTTCATCCCCGTGCCTCCGCAACGTTCCTCAGTCTGTTTAGCTCACACTCTACAACCTTGATGGCACATAGGTGTAGATTTGTATTTTACTAGCATATTATTGTACAGATCTATATGGTTTGCTTTAGAAATTCATGGTATGTCTATATAATATTGTAGGCCTTATGAAGCTACTATATTTTCATGATATTATGTATAATCTTATGGTTTtattgaaatcaatatataaatattttgtatgtttaatgatttaaatagttttaatggtttgagTAATAAGATTTAAGGCCACTCATTGTTGAGCATGATCATCAATATGTTAAAAAGATTTAATATTCCTTTCTAAGTTTAGgattgttttaattattttttattaagataaaaaagGAGGTGATTTCAATCCATTACAGAATTAAGT is part of the Cryptomeria japonica chromosome 10, Sugi_1.0, whole genome shotgun sequence genome and harbors:
- the LOC131026984 gene encoding ankyrin repeat-containing protein At5g02620 gives rise to the protein MQRGERLFNMENSSIETRFFHACEYGDINQAERLLECRDFDPTRLIDKKTAEEGRTCLHLAVLAGDKVFLKKLVEKINQQNITDKRDKQGDTALHLAVWKYRVDLVKVLLDNCKADLNLTNNKGETPLCIAVKFGFPDVVKKMIDRELETVKMLCKEKKILLHAVKLNRVKIVEFLIKKSAVVKKSGILRELINQRVEDCDTKPSGHEVFQVSRTKVSDNKSKRDEETGNSPPIVAGDTPLHIAAKNKNEPIVDFLLKVQGVNKHALNSERKTPLDVAREVTDYNESFRIIKKLTDYPRRSRPFMYCAPEVDQEKDKRARYAVNKSFDERRNAELVVAALVATMAFTAVFTVPGGSYQDSDDPKRGTPILLGYAMFKLFLIFDCIAFFLSLFVCIMWQMASELTTEDKMLFMSVSSLLTALSLGFNSCGFMAAVYTILAHKERGLAWVILGNLLFIALCGAIAFIHQMAMFLVGRARFHRLCGVPRRLDDAVEKVWKRAERSGFLHLIRKVEEACHDAIEGDEPSKKADEEKHEHEHGYNSSCSSSPCLRNVPQSV